A genome region from Acidobacteriota bacterium includes the following:
- a CDS encoding antitoxin family protein → MMRTVDARYEDGMLKPERPLQLRSGERVGVIIVRRPDRSRWDLKRLAARASEDEALASAGLEQWADALDDEDRQ, encoded by the coding sequence ATGATGCGAACTGTTGATGCGCGCTACGAGGATGGGATGTTGAAGCCGGAACGCCCGCTGCAACTCCGGTCCGGCGAACGGGTGGGGGTTATTATTGTCCGCCGTCCTGATCGGAGCCGGTGGGATTTGAAACGTCTCGCCGCAAGAGCCAGCGAGGATGAAGCGCTAGCAAGCGCGGGGCTGGAGCAGTGGGCTGATGCACTTGATGACGAGGATCGCCAGTGA
- a CDS encoding type II toxin-antitoxin system PemK/MazF family toxin yields MKRGEIWWANLGPYRPQEQTGRRPVIIWQSDALNRVLQSVLVVPLTTNLERARLAGTAFISSTDLGPPNDSVALAFQRSDLCRLKPRVAPPSRLRSPGLTLG; encoded by the coding sequence GTGAAACGAGGCGAGATCTGGTGGGCGAATCTCGGACCGTACCGGCCTCAGGAACAAACTGGGCGAAGACCTGTCATCATCTGGCAGAGTGATGCGCTCAACCGCGTCCTTCAATCTGTGTTGGTGGTCCCCCTGACGACCAACCTCGAACGGGCAAGACTTGCCGGCACAGCCTTCATATCTTCGACGGACTTAGGACCTCCCAACGACTCTGTCGCATTGGCCTTCCAGCGTTCGGACCTTTGCCGTCTGAAACCCAGGGTGGCGCCGCCGTCTCGCTTGCGCTCGCCGGGGCTGACCCTGGGCTGA
- a CDS encoding AarF/UbiB family protein — MRWIFVFAACFSSLFSQIELPSSPSHASEYNVAQEAVALAGDVMAGLTPRQQQQILGVVGRLRSGSSQGLSPQRIEELMELIGWERYRPRILELALHQSEVLEIVPEDQPAWRHIVHDALLYFLDDLPRERLIERLLTQLGLPSDASRGERVLRLADRTPSLQKLGQILARQPAVPEDIRGYLQELENSISTTSAQQLIDYIVESVGEQRLQRYQVEFADQVLAEASVGAVIRASLVLPDEERPRQAVCKVIKDYAVRALEEDLDIMLGLARHFEKHSRHYGLGNVPLSEMFREVHSALLREVQVVEEQKNLRRAHEYYDGQPKVKVPRIYPPSTDRVTFMEFIEGGKITSAYPGNPGARKALAKQLNDILILDVLFSRQDPALFHGDPHAGNVFYYEGSEEEPGRPLHRIALLDWGLAGTLPREQRKQVIQLLLGVYLKDADRLRENAPALVEGGIPDTPEDRVRVDAIVTSTLASRGKADPFTVLSDFITRLAQAGYRINFNLGLYIKAQITAIGILKELDPDFDLAGAATGRMGVMILKESPKRLLNTVYFPGWTRHNYRSMVSNEDIRDVQFNFMRRGFRRLGLWIWKGISFPVRAFR, encoded by the coding sequence TTGAGGTGGATTTTTGTCTTTGCGGCCTGCTTCAGCTCGCTCTTTTCCCAGATCGAGCTGCCCTCTTCCCCTTCACACGCCTCTGAGTACAACGTCGCCCAGGAGGCGGTGGCTCTGGCCGGCGACGTCATGGCCGGGCTTACCCCTCGGCAACAGCAGCAGATCCTGGGCGTGGTGGGACGCCTGCGCAGCGGTTCTTCGCAGGGTCTTTCCCCCCAGCGGATCGAAGAACTGATGGAACTGATCGGGTGGGAGCGCTACCGGCCCCGCATCCTGGAGCTGGCCCTGCACCAATCCGAGGTGCTGGAGATCGTCCCCGAAGATCAACCGGCCTGGCGCCACATCGTCCACGACGCGCTGCTTTACTTTCTCGACGACCTGCCCCGAGAGCGGCTCATCGAGCGTCTGTTGACCCAATTGGGACTGCCTTCCGACGCTTCCCGCGGAGAGCGCGTGCTGCGCTTGGCCGACCGGACTCCCAGCCTGCAGAAGCTGGGCCAGATCCTGGCCCGCCAGCCGGCCGTGCCTGAAGACATCCGCGGCTATTTGCAGGAGTTGGAGAACTCCATCTCCACCACTTCCGCTCAGCAACTGATCGACTACATCGTGGAAAGCGTGGGCGAGCAGCGGCTGCAGCGCTATCAGGTCGAGTTTGCCGACCAGGTACTGGCCGAAGCCTCGGTGGGCGCCGTGATTCGCGCCAGTCTGGTCTTGCCTGACGAGGAGCGTCCTCGCCAAGCCGTCTGCAAGGTCATCAAGGACTACGCCGTTCGGGCCCTTGAAGAAGACCTCGACATCATGCTGGGCTTGGCCCGCCACTTCGAAAAGCATTCCCGCCACTACGGCCTCGGCAACGTTCCCCTGTCCGAAATGTTTCGCGAAGTGCACTCGGCCCTGCTGCGCGAGGTGCAGGTGGTCGAAGAGCAGAAGAACCTGCGCCGGGCTCACGAGTATTACGACGGACAGCCCAAGGTCAAGGTCCCCCGCATTTATCCTCCTTCCACCGACCGCGTCACCTTCATGGAGTTCATCGAAGGCGGCAAAATCACCTCCGCCTATCCCGGCAACCCCGGGGCGCGCAAGGCCCTGGCCAAGCAGCTCAACGACATCCTCATCCTTGACGTCCTCTTTTCCCGGCAAGACCCTGCGCTCTTTCACGGCGATCCTCACGCCGGCAACGTCTTCTATTACGAAGGCTCGGAGGAGGAGCCCGGACGGCCCCTCCACCGCATCGCCCTTCTGGATTGGGGCCTGGCGGGAACCTTGCCGCGGGAGCAGCGCAAACAGGTCATTCAACTGCTCTTGGGCGTCTATCTCAAGGATGCCGACCGCCTGCGCGAAAACGCGCCGGCTTTGGTGGAAGGGGGAATCCCCGACACCCCTGAAGACCGGGTTCGAGTGGATGCCATCGTCACCTCGACGCTGGCCTCGCGGGGCAAGGCCGACCCTTTTACCGTCCTCAGCGATTTCATCACCCGCCTGGCCCAGGCCGGCTACCGCATCAACTTCAACCTGGGGCTCTACATCAAGGCTCAGATCACCGCCATCGGCATCCTCAAGGAACTCGATCCCGACTTCGACTTGGCCGGGGCCGCCACCGGGCGCATGGGAGTGATGATCCTCAAAGAATCGCCCAAACGCCTTCTCAACACGGTCTATTTTCCCGGTTGGACCCGCCACAACTACCGCAGCATGGTCTCTAACGAAGACATCCGCGACGTCCAATTCAACTTCATGAGGCGCGGCTTCCGCCGCCTCGGACTGTGGATCTGGAAGGGCATCTCCTTCCCCGTCCGCGCCTTCCGTTAG
- a CDS encoding squalene/phytoene synthase family protein, producing the protein MRWRIPFMLRRPALLLRDLLVNRERPDLGSLRREEDPETFVWRILPHAARTFSACIALLPEPIARPSAVAYLYCRCLDSYEDMLPEHTQRQEALRNFYRRLGTAPVTTAPAAQRLSPELARDERDLSHVLLVNRSGLVDQVFFNLDPAAQQIVLDLVHGMAEGMIWSSQIFARQKGVLASSDQLRRYCGYVLGLPTIFAARMMSLHYHDRSELTPGQRQNALLAGEMVQLANITRDIEKDLRRGVAYHPDLEPVLGVRENGTPAEQERVRRVREELLLRALRLAPAYRRFVQDLRLRGLNFGRASAILMLLFTDRYYRSCAARLGRPAWDGPQSGLGVILKSLPAVVSPRWSERILLQVERSFLEFAEN; encoded by the coding sequence ATGAGGTGGCGGATTCCGTTCATGCTGCGGCGGCCGGCTCTGCTCCTGCGCGACTTGTTGGTCAACCGCGAGCGGCCCGACCTGGGCTCTCTGCGCCGGGAAGAGGACCCGGAGACCTTCGTCTGGAGAATCTTGCCTCACGCCGCCCGCACTTTTTCCGCCTGCATCGCCTTGCTGCCCGAGCCCATCGCCCGGCCCTCGGCGGTGGCCTACCTCTACTGCCGCTGTCTCGATTCCTATGAAGACATGCTCCCCGAGCACACACAGCGTCAGGAAGCCCTGCGCAATTTCTATCGTCGTCTGGGGACGGCTCCCGTCACGACGGCTCCCGCGGCCCAGCGGCTTTCCCCCGAATTGGCCCGCGACGAGAGGGATCTTTCTCACGTCCTGCTGGTCAACCGGAGCGGTCTGGTCGACCAGGTCTTCTTCAACCTCGATCCCGCCGCCCAGCAGATCGTGCTCGACCTGGTGCATGGAATGGCCGAGGGCATGATCTGGTCCTCCCAGATCTTCGCCCGTCAGAAAGGCGTGCTGGCCAGCAGCGATCAACTGCGGCGTTACTGCGGCTACGTGCTGGGACTGCCCACCATCTTCGCGGCCCGCATGATGAGCCTGCACTACCACGACCGCTCCGAGTTGACGCCCGGGCAGCGCCAGAACGCCCTGCTGGCCGGTGAAATGGTGCAGTTGGCCAACATCACCCGCGACATCGAAAAAGACCTGCGCCGAGGGGTCGCCTATCATCCCGACCTGGAGCCCGTGTTGGGAGTCCGCGAGAACGGCACGCCGGCTGAGCAGGAACGCGTCCGCCGAGTGCGTGAAGAACTGTTGCTGCGGGCCCTCAGGCTGGCCCCCGCCTATCGCCGCTTCGTCCAGGACCTGCGCCTGCGCGGACTCAACTTCGGACGCGCCTCGGCCATCCTCATGCTGCTCTTCACCGACCGCTACTATCGCTCCTGCGCCGCCCGGCTGGGGCGGCCGGCCTGGGACGGTCCGCAGTCGGGGCTGGGAGTCATCCTCAAGAGCCTTCCCGCCGTGGTTTCTCCCCGCTGGAGCGAGCGCATTCTGCTCCAGGTCGAGCGCTCTTTCCTGGAGTTCGCCGAGAACTGA
- a CDS encoding Maf family protein, producing the protein MDTSPRLILASGSPRRRELLRRFGAPFETRPSRAPEEVEDGESPAAMAERLALDKARWVVRELSEDGSLKGHSALVLGADTTIDLQGEILGKPADAEDARAMLGRLRGRAHAVVTGVAMISLAAGAEASSAVATTVWMRDFSQSECDAYVKTGEPLGKAGSYAIQGKGGELVQRWQGCWNNVMGLPLCEVGRLGRQLTGASINQGPICPQPYGSRCFY; encoded by the coding sequence ATGGACACTTCACCCAGGCTCATCCTGGCCTCGGGTTCGCCGCGGCGCCGTGAGTTGTTGAGGCGTTTCGGGGCGCCCTTCGAAACCCGGCCCAGCCGAGCTCCCGAGGAGGTGGAAGATGGCGAGTCTCCGGCCGCCATGGCCGAGCGCCTGGCACTCGACAAGGCGCGCTGGGTCGTCCGCGAACTGTCGGAGGACGGCTCGCTCAAGGGGCATTCGGCTCTGGTTCTGGGCGCCGATACCACCATCGACCTGCAAGGCGAGATTCTGGGCAAGCCCGCCGACGCCGAGGACGCCCGGGCCATGCTGGGACGCCTCAGAGGACGCGCCCACGCCGTCGTCACCGGCGTGGCCATGATCAGCCTTGCGGCTGGCGCAGAGGCCTCCTCGGCGGTGGCCACCACCGTGTGGATGCGCGACTTCAGCCAGTCTGAGTGCGATGCCTACGTGAAAACCGGCGAACCCCTGGGCAAAGCCGGCAGCTACGCCATCCAGGGAAAAGGCGGAGAACTGGTGCAACGCTGGCAGGGATGCTGGAACAATGTCATGGGACTGCCGCTGTGCGAGGTGGGGCGCCTGGGCCGCCAATTGACCGGCGCTTCCATCAATCAGGGCCCCATCTGCCCCCAGCCCTACGGCAGCCGCTGCTTCTACTAG